In Prunus dulcis chromosome 2, ALMONDv2, whole genome shotgun sequence, a single genomic region encodes these proteins:
- the LOC117619879 gene encoding putative RING-H2 finger protein ATL69, producing the protein MFTADPPASATGVGVGYGIAIAVSILFLISAIMLASYACVKVKGASATTRPHEDRSVAYNNVYGHRSRSEAVNSNDPVVVVMGLDGPTIDSYPKLVLGESRRLPQRNYTVCSICLSEYKPRDQVRCIPDCHHCFHAECVDEWLRMSATCPICRNSPAPSVGPSPLSDLVPLAFHSR; encoded by the coding sequence atgttcACGGCAGACCCACCGGCATCAGCCACCGGTGTCGGCGTCGGGTACGGCATAGCCATTGCCGTCAGCATCCTCTTCCTCATCTCAGCCATCATGCTCGCTTCCTACGCCTGCGTCAAAGTCAAAGGAGCCTCCGCCACCACCAGACCCCACGAAGACCGCAGCGTCGCTTATAATAACGTCTACGGACACCGCAGCCGCAGCGAGGCCGTAAACTCAAATGACCCCGTCGTTGTCGTAATGGGCCTCGACGGGCCCACCATAGACTCTTACCCGAAGCTGGTGCTCGGCGAAAGCCGGCGCCTCCCCCAGCGCAACTACACCGTTTGCTCCATCTGCTTGTCCGAGTACAAGCCCAGGGATCAAGTGAGGTGCATCCCGGATTGCCACCATTGCTTTCACGCTGAGTGTGTTGACGAGTGGCTTCGTATgagcgccacgtgtcccatcTGTAGAAATTCTCCGGCTCCCTCGGTGGGTCCTAGTCCTCTGTCCGATTTGGTGCCGCTGGCATTCCATTCCAGGTGA